TAATATATCTTTAACCACTGTGTTTTTTGATGATGCTGGCAAAAACTCAATATTAATTTCCTGATTTTTAGCATATTCTTTTATCGGGGTTAACATGCCCTCGTTATATTGGCCACCCACTTCCAATACCTTAACTGAAGCATTAAAATGTTTTGCGAAGCTCAATGCTAATAAGCTGGCTCTGAATGAGTACTTGCTGAACGTAGAAGGGTTTAAAACCGTTTTTACAGGTCTTAGCTTTGCATTTGGCGGGATCAGCAATACTGGTATTCTAGTTCTAACAATTACACCTCTTGCTGTAGACCCCAGATTTATCATCTCTGTGCCAACTTTAGAGGTGGTTGCAAGAACAATTAAATTAATATTTTTCTTTTTAGAATATTTCAAAATTGCATTTGTTGGATGTCCATACAGGATCTTACTATCTTCTACTTTCGCCTGTTTTTTTTCTAATTGAGCTTTTATTTCATTGATTGCATCCTGCTCTAGTTTTTCTAAAACATCTAAATGGTCACTAGAGTATGAAGTGTAAAGAAGCGTAGATTCACCAGTAATATCAACAACACCTAAAATAAAAAAATTTGCATCTGGAAACATAGAAACGATATAATCTATAGCACCCATAGTGATCGGGTTTTTATTTGTGGGAATTAATATATTTTGTATAATCCCTTTTTCAAAAATAGAGTTTATCACGGGCATCAATACTAAATAACATTGGCAATATTTAAATTTTTTCTATATTTTTTTACAGGCAATAACTTTTCAGGGAGAGACGCCGTTTTTTATGCAAATTTGTTATTTAAAACGCATAATACCAGCAACTTTAAAGTGTGTAAACAATTTGTTTTATATATCCGAAATCAGTCTAGAGCAGCGATAAAATCATGATAATCTTATTTTCTGCCAGTTTTGAGGGGCCAAGCATCTGGGACAATAATCTTCATTTAATTCTAGTTCAGCGCCACATAGCGAACATAGATATTTGTTGTTTTCTCTAATCACTTCAAATTTTTCCTTATTTTTTAGATATCCAATGATGTTACTTGCAATATTTTCATCTATTTGTAATGATTGCAGAGATTCTACAGTTTGGTGCATTAACTCATAGACACTGGTTATATTAGCATCAAATAATTTCAGTGCTAGATCTTTATTTATTGCCGGTATATGTTCAAAAGCTTTTAATACGTTTGACCGGAACAACGGTGTTATTCCAATATCTATATTGTATTCTATGATCTTCCATGAAACTATATATGATCCAGATACCTCTCTGTCAAAATTCAATTTTTTATACAGCAATTTACTTGAAAAATATTCTTTATTTGCATTTATCATATCTTTTACATCAGAAATATCGCTTATTGAAATGTCCACATAATCATCATAATCCATATTTATATCCTTTCTCATAATTTTTATACTTCTTATTATTTTATTGATAATATACAATTTCTTAGTTTGTTCATCTTGTAGGGTATATAGATACCCTTTTCCAAATGGAGTGTCAAATTCTTCGTAGCCATCAGGCACTTTCTGAACAAAATTAACCATATTTTTTGTAATGCTGATCGTCTGCCCTTCCACTCCAAGCTCATAACTGCCTCTATCTATTTCCTCTTTCACTTTTAGAGGATCTCGAGAGCTTAATAAATCCGAGATTTTACTTTGCCACTGTCTATATGTTTTCCCTATAGCTTCTCTATTTGCTTCAACTTTCAGGGCTATTTCCCGCCATTGAGGATAAGTGTTTATTCTAATGATATTTGTCATAATTGACAACTTTGAAATATTAGTATTTATAAATATAAGGTCTTCATCCTTTCCTACCAACACTAATCTTTTTAAAGGTTTTTTTAATGGTATATTGTACTTTTTTCTTATTCTCATAACACTATTAATAATATCTAAAAATTTTTGCATTTGAGTTTCTAGCTCTTCATCAATTTCAAACTCGCCCAAATTTAAATTTAATTTTTCAAAGCCATAGCTCAGTTTTAGTGTGTCTATAATTGAAGGTATAAATGGATATGAGAGAACAAATATACCATATATTAATTCTTTTGGTAAGGGCTGGAATCTGGTGAGCTTTATATATGTTTTTGAAAAATAAAAATCTACAAATTTTTTTAATGAATCAAAGGCTCTTTTATAATTTAACATATCCATATTTTTTACATATTCTTGCTTTGTTTTCTCAAGCTTAGATAAGATCCATCTATCTAAGTCATAGCTCTCTCTAACCCCATATATCTTCGAATAATTTACTATATCTTTTATCCGCTTTATAAATTTACGCGCGCTCTTAAAACTATCAGCACTAAGCTCTAATTTCTCATTTAGTAATACGCCTAATCTAAATGTTGGAGGATCGTATTGAGTCAGATAATCTTCAATTTTCTGATTTATAACCGGAACTATTTTTATTTTTGTAAAATATTGCGTTCTCAAATGCGAAAAAGCCATAAATAAAGATGCCCTTTTTTCAATTTCAGATTTATATAAAAAACCAATGTTTTTTGTACTACGTAATAGATAATATACACCAACTGTTAAAAAGTGAGGATCGTACCCGAAATTTAGAGTAAGTACACCTCCGCAACTGCATTTTTTTTCCTTTTCTCCTATCTCTACTTTACCACAATTATGGCACTTTAACAAAGGCATCTTCGGAACAGTTTTTAAATTGCTGGAGATTAATAGATTCGAAAAATTGAAGTTTTTGAGAATATTTGCGGGAATAGTAGTGAAATTAATCATGGTCGGCTTTAAATATACAGCATCTAATTCCTGCATTGAAACGGGCTCGTTGCAATATATACAATGTCTTGTTTTCAGCTTGACTTGCTCTGTATATATAACTTCAAACTCAGGGTTGTATTTTTGATAATCAATATTTTTCATTAATTCGTAATGTACGTTATTTTTTGAAGGAGCTAAAGGGCCAGAAGCCATCTTTTCAATGCTCAGTGTGGGGACATCTTTAAAATAGGAGAGAATAATCCTGCCAGAGCTCTTCGAAACATTTACTGCAAATATACCAATTTTGTTTTTTACATCATCTTCTATGCGTTCAGGTACTATCCATTTTTCAGTACCAAAAGCCATGATAGTAAATGTTTCGTGAGGATTTACATTTATTCCTCTAACGTTTCTTATAATTTCATCAATGTCTCTACAAATAAAATAAATATCTTTATCAATCTTTAATTTAATATATAATTTCTTTTTTATGCGATCTTGAATAGTAGTTTCTGCTTTAGTAAGTGTAGTATGACAGTTATCACACCATAAAACAGGTCTTTTGTCTAAATATATTGCATTTATGTTCCAAATTTTTAAAAATACCTCATTTAGAGCTTTTAAAGGCTGCTCTAACTCTGCTGAATAAACCTTGATCTTCGGAATGAATTCAGCCATGCTTTTTTCGATCTCTGATGGCTCAGTGACTTCTTTTTTTTGATACGTTTTCAAAAATATATCCATAGGTAAGATCAGGCTTCTGGGCGCTAAAGATAAAAATGCCAGATCGGTAGGAAAGGCTTCATAATTTTCACCCTTTTCGGTAGTAATAAGATACAATCTATATACGTCTGAATAAAGTGCACTAATTAAAGACTCATAATTTCTGTCAGTATCGTAAGGCAAAGTTAGGAAAATTTCGCCACTTATAGAAATACCCATTATTATAGTGATATAATTAAGAAAGTATAAATATTCTTCTACATTTTGGTGTTAACTATGGATATAAATAGTTGCTTAAATGATTTATATATAGATAAAAAAATAGAATTTAAAGGCTGGATTTACAGAACTAGAGAAAGTGGAAAAATACTATTTATTATAATACGCGATTCTAGCAATATAATACAATGCATAGTTTCCAAAGATAATGTATCAAATACTGATTTTGAAAATGCTAAAAAAGCAGGAATAGAATCTTCAGTAATAGTATCAGGAACACTCCGAAAAGATCAAAGAGCTGTTACGGGTTATGAACTGGATTGCGACAGTTTTAAGGTTGTTAACAGCGCTGAACCATTTCCTATCACTAAAGATAAAAGCGATGAATTTCTATCAGATAACAGGCATCTATGGCTCAGAAGCAGAGAAATGACCGCTATTTTGAAAATTCGCTCGACTATATTTTATTCACTGCACGAATTTTTTAAAAAAGAAGGATATTATGAAGTACAGGCTCCTATGTTTGTAAGCAGTGCAGTAGAAGGCGGATCCACACTTTTTGAAGTTCCTTATTTTGGAGCGAAAATGTACCTTACTCAAAGCTCTCAATTTTATCTTGAAACTTTTATTTACGCTCTTGAAAAAGTTTATACTGTCGCCCCTTCGTTCAGGGCTGAAAAATCAAGGACTAGAAGGCATCTTGCTGAGTTCTGGCACGCTGAGGCTGAGGTGGCTTGGGTATCTAATGAAGAGATGATGAACATTGAAGAAAAAATGATCGAATATATTATAAGTTCAGTGCTGAATGAGAGAATTGACGAACTAAAGTATCTTAAAAGAGACATATCTATATTACAAAATATAAAGATACCATTCAAGAGAATTGAATATAAAGATATAATTAATATTGGAAAAGATGTGGGTTTAGACATTGACTATGGTGCAGATCTGGGTGCTGATGAAGAATATGCAATAACTAAAAAATTTGAAGTACCGGTATTTGTTACAAACTATCCAATCGAATTAAAGCCTTTTTATCATAGGCCAGATCCTAATAATCCAAAAGTGGTGCTTAACCATGATCTGCTGGCACCTGAGGGATATGGCGAGATTATAGGGGGCGGTGAGAGAATTTATGAGCCGAAAGAGTTATTTGATAGAATTGAAAAAGAGCATCTTAATCCTAATGATTATAGCTGGTATATTGACCTGAGAAAATATGGATCTGTACCACACTCTGGATTTGGACTGGGACTTGATAGATTGGTAATGTGGATTGCAGGATTAGAACATATAAAGTTGGCAGTACCTTATCCAAGAACTATGCGGAGGACCTATCCATGAGATCATACAGTATAAAAAGATCTGTAAAACTTAATACTGAAAAGCTAGAGACAATATTAAAAACTATATTTGGAACATACAAAAAGGACAATGATAAATATATTGTGTCTTATAAAGCGTTGTCAAAGATAGAAATTATCTTGAAAGACAATAAACTGTTAATAGAAACAGAAAGCAATAACAATAAAGATGACTATGAAGAGACCATAAAAAAATATAATGAATTTTTAGAGCAAGCTACTGGATATACTGCAAAAGAAAGATCAAAAAAATAAATTAAAACACAAAAATAACAACCGGTTATAACGCCATTACATTCAGAGATTATCTTATGGAAATATCTCCAAAAAAAGATATAGATAATACTAGATAATGCAAAGTATCATTATGCAGCATTGCTAAACGAATTTTTTGAAAATAGTAATGTAATACTAGAATATCTACCATCATATTTTCCAGAGCTTAATGCGATAGAAAGAGTATGAAAAGTTATAAGAAAACTAGAACATCCA
This is a stretch of genomic DNA from Thermoplasmata archaeon. It encodes these proteins:
- a CDS encoding class I tRNA ligase family protein, which encodes MGISISGEIFLTLPYDTDRNYESLISALYSDVYRLYLITTEKGENYEAFPTDLAFLSLAPRSLILPMDIFLKTYQKKEVTEPSEIEKSMAEFIPKIKVYSAELEQPLKALNEVFLKIWNINAIYLDKRPVLWCDNCHTTLTKAETTIQDRIKKKLYIKLKIDKDIYFICRDIDEIIRNVRGINVNPHETFTIMAFGTEKWIVPERIEDDVKNKIGIFAVNVSKSSGRIILSYFKDVPTLSIEKMASGPLAPSKNNVHYELMKNIDYQKYNPEFEVIYTEQVKLKTRHCIYCNEPVSMQELDAVYLKPTMINFTTIPANILKNFNFSNLLISSNLKTVPKMPLLKCHNCGKVEIGEKEKKCSCGGVLTLNFGYDPHFLTVGVYYLLRSTKNIGFLYKSEIEKRASLFMAFSHLRTQYFTKIKIVPVINQKIEDYLTQYDPPTFRLGVLLNEKLELSADSFKSARKFIKRIKDIVNYSKIYGVRESYDLDRWILSKLEKTKQEYVKNMDMLNYKRAFDSLKKFVDFYFSKTYIKLTRFQPLPKELIYGIFVLSYPFIPSIIDTLKLSYGFEKLNLNLGEFEIDEELETQMQKFLDIINSVMRIRKKYNIPLKKPLKRLVLVGKDEDLIFINTNISKLSIMTNIIRINTYPQWREIALKVEANREAIGKTYRQWQSKISDLLSSRDPLKVKEEIDRGSYELGVEGQTISITKNMVNFVQKVPDGYEEFDTPFGKGYLYTLQDEQTKKLYIINKIIRSIKIMRKDINMDYDDYVDISISDISDVKDMINANKEYFSSKLLYKKLNFDREVSGSYIVSWKIIEYNIDIGITPLFRSNVLKAFEHIPAINKDLALKLFDANITSVYELMHQTVESLQSLQIDENIASNIIGYLKNKEKFEVIRENNKYLCSLCGAELELNEDYCPRCLAPQNWQKIRLS
- a CDS encoding universal stress protein, with amino-acid sequence MPVINSIFEKGIIQNILIPTNKNPITMGAIDYIVSMFPDANFFILGVVDITGESTLLYTSYSSDHLDVLEKLEQDAINEIKAQLEKKQAKVEDSKILYGHPTNAILKYSKKKNINLIVLATTSKVGTEMINLGSTARGVIVRTRIPVLLIPPNAKLRPVKTVLNPSTFSKYSFRASLLALSFAKHFNASVKVLEVGGQYNEGMLTPIKEYAKNQEINIEFLPASSKNTVVKDILELAKQCDIMVASRGRRGISYKFRYLHKDFSLGNVEKTVISLSEIPVILVNE
- the asnS gene encoding asparagine--tRNA ligase, whose product is MDINSCLNDLYIDKKIEFKGWIYRTRESGKILFIIIRDSSNIIQCIVSKDNVSNTDFENAKKAGIESSVIVSGTLRKDQRAVTGYELDCDSFKVVNSAEPFPITKDKSDEFLSDNRHLWLRSREMTAILKIRSTIFYSLHEFFKKEGYYEVQAPMFVSSAVEGGSTLFEVPYFGAKMYLTQSSQFYLETFIYALEKVYTVAPSFRAEKSRTRRHLAEFWHAEAEVAWVSNEEMMNIEEKMIEYIISSVLNERIDELKYLKRDISILQNIKIPFKRIEYKDIINIGKDVGLDIDYGADLGADEEYAITKKFEVPVFVTNYPIELKPFYHRPDPNNPKVVLNHDLLAPEGYGEIIGGGERIYEPKELFDRIEKEHLNPNDYSWYIDLRKYGSVPHSGFGLGLDRLVMWIAGLEHIKLAVPYPRTMRRTYP
- a CDS encoding DUF5611 family protein; this translates as MRSYSIKRSVKLNTEKLETILKTIFGTYKKDNDKYIVSYKALSKIEIILKDNKLLIETESNNNKDDYEETIKKYNEFLEQATGYTAKERSKK